In Flavobacterium sp. CBA20B-1, one DNA window encodes the following:
- a CDS encoding penicillin-binding protein 1A, translating into MEKIDDPKKKEVSTNKRYFRLFWKLFGAGIAFIVLIFAFANWGIFGAMPSFDELENPESSVATEIISADGKTLGKFYLENRVPVKYEELPEHLVDALISTEDERFRSHSGIDAKGTMRAVFTAGSSGGASTITQQLAKNLFHGSSGSSNKLFRVIQKVKEWIIAVKLERQYTKNEIIAYYLNTVDFVSNAYGIRSAANIYFNKEPKNLTVEEAAVLVGMLQAPSRYNPRFNPERAEKRRNIVLAQMAKNGKLTEAEKQKYQAKPLKIKYTPETHTKGYATYFREYLRDYMRKWVKENPKKDGSTYDIYRDGLRIYTTIDSRMQEYAEEAVEMHLSNLQKEFFKQQKGNKNAPFIQINQSETKRIIDRAMRNSERWRQMSAQGKDEADIIKSFDVKTKMAIFTWKGEKDTLMTPRDSIVYYKHFLQSGMMSMDPITGNVKAWVGGIDYKHFQYDHVAQGARQVGSTFKPFVYATAIDQLGMSPCDYIYDGPFTMAKGRYGIQRPWSPKNSGGKYYGSVTMKYALAQSLNTVTARLMDRVGPKAVIDLCRDLGVKSDIPASPAIALGAVEITVSDMVAAYSTFANQGVYVKPRFVNKITDKNGVVLFESRAETRDVMNKDIAYAIIKLLEGVTEGGSGGRLRYTGSGGAGYHTMTGYPYAFKNPIAGKTGTTQNNSDGWFIGMVPNLVTGVWVGNEDRAAHFKSTVYGQGATMALPIWGIFMKKCYADKELYVSDEEFERPSNISVLVDCWKRAATDSVIGGSSKRDSLAPPTQSVPEEFDF; encoded by the coding sequence ATGGAAAAAATAGATGACCCTAAAAAGAAAGAAGTATCAACCAATAAAAGATACTTTCGATTATTTTGGAAATTATTTGGAGCAGGAATTGCCTTTATTGTGCTAATTTTTGCTTTTGCAAATTGGGGGATTTTTGGGGCAATGCCTAGTTTCGATGAGTTAGAAAATCCGGAATCAAGCGTTGCAACCGAAATCATTTCTGCAGATGGAAAAACCTTAGGTAAGTTCTATTTAGAAAACCGTGTGCCTGTAAAATACGAAGAATTACCCGAACATTTGGTAGATGCATTAATTTCTACCGAAGATGAGCGTTTTCGGTCACATTCGGGTATAGATGCCAAGGGAACCATGCGTGCTGTTTTCACTGCAGGATCAAGCGGTGGAGCAAGTACTATTACTCAACAGCTTGCAAAAAACTTGTTTCATGGCAGCTCTGGATCAAGCAATAAACTTTTTCGTGTCATTCAAAAAGTGAAAGAATGGATAATTGCCGTGAAATTAGAACGTCAATACACCAAAAACGAAATCATCGCCTATTATCTAAATACCGTAGATTTTGTAAGTAATGCTTATGGAATTCGGTCTGCTGCAAACATTTATTTCAACAAAGAACCTAAAAACCTAACAGTTGAAGAAGCTGCGGTTTTAGTAGGCATGCTTCAAGCGCCTTCTCGATACAACCCTCGTTTTAATCCCGAACGTGCAGAAAAACGTAGAAATATTGTATTGGCACAAATGGCAAAAAATGGTAAATTAACCGAAGCCGAAAAGCAAAAATATCAAGCAAAACCTTTAAAAATTAAGTACACACCTGAAACCCATACAAAAGGTTATGCTACCTATTTCAGAGAATATTTGCGCGATTATATGCGAAAATGGGTGAAAGAAAACCCTAAAAAAGACGGTTCCACCTACGATATTTACCGTGATGGTTTGCGAATCTATACAACTATCGATTCCCGTATGCAAGAATATGCTGAAGAGGCGGTGGAAATGCATCTTTCAAATCTTCAAAAAGAATTCTTTAAACAACAAAAGGGTAACAAAAACGCTCCGTTTATTCAAATTAATCAATCAGAAACCAAAAGAATTATAGACCGTGCCATGCGCAATTCTGAGCGATGGAGACAAATGAGCGCACAAGGCAAAGATGAAGCCGATATCATTAAATCGTTTGATGTGAAAACCAAAATGGCCATCTTTACTTGGAAAGGTGAAAAAGACACACTCATGACACCTCGTGATTCAATTGTTTATTATAAACATTTTCTACAATCGGGAATGATGTCAATGGATCCAATAACCGGAAACGTAAAAGCATGGGTGGGCGGAATTGATTATAAGCATTTTCAATATGACCACGTGGCACAAGGAGCCCGCCAAGTAGGTTCCACCTTTAAGCCGTTTGTATATGCAACAGCTATTGACCAGCTGGGAATGAGCCCTTGTGATTACATTTACGACGGTCCTTTCACAATGGCAAAAGGTCGTTATGGAATTCAGCGTCCGTGGTCGCCTAAAAATTCAGGTGGTAAATACTACGGTTCAGTGACTATGAAATATGCTTTAGCACAATCGCTCAATACAGTAACAGCTCGCTTAATGGATCGCGTGGGTCCAAAAGCGGTCATTGATTTATGCCGAGATTTAGGTGTAAAATCAGATATTCCTGCCTCTCCGGCAATTGCTTTGGGTGCGGTAGAAATTACCGTGAGCGATATGGTAGCTGCATACAGCACATTTGCCAACCAAGGCGTGTATGTGAAACCGCGATTTGTGAATAAAATTACCGATAAAAACGGCGTTGTTCTGTTCGAATCAAGAGCAGAAACCCGCGATGTAATGAACAAAGACATCGCTTATGCCATCATAAAATTATTAGAAGGCGTTACGGAAGGTGGATCAGGAGGTAGATTGCGTTATACAGGATCAGGAGGTGCCGGATACCACACCATGACCGGATATCCGTATGCATTTAAAAATCCAATTGCTGGAAAAACCGGTACCACACAAAACAATTCTGACGGATGGTTTATTGGTATGGTGCCCAACTTAGTTACAGGTGTATGGGTGGGCAATGAAGACCGTGCCGCACATTTTAAATCTACAGTTTACGGGCAAGGTGCCACTATGGCGCTGCCTATTTGGGGTATTTTTATGAAGAAATGTTATGCCGATAAAGAGCTTTATGTTTCAGATGAAGAGTTTGAACGACCATCAAACATAAGTGTATTGGTTGATTGCTGGAAACGCGCTGCTACCGACTCTGTTATTGGCGGAAGCAGTAAACGAGACAGCCTTGCACCACCAACGCAAAGTGTACCTGAAGAATTTGACTTTTAA